Below is a window of Carassius auratus strain Wakin chromosome 50, ASM336829v1, whole genome shotgun sequence DNA.
CACCAGGGCATTTAGGGTTAGAGGTCACAGATCGACTCTTACGCCATAAACGGTAATGCGTCTGAGGTAAAGTGAATTTCAATTTACTTCAATTTACAATACATGCAATTATATTGCTTCTAAAATGCttctaaacatttatttgtgcTATATGGAAACCAGGGAATGGCTGCTTACATTGGGAGAGTGGTGAGTGAACACGTATCCATCAGGATTGGCAACAATCATCAAGTAAATATCCACGTGTCCAAGGATACTGGGCACAAGGGCACGGTTTTTCTCAAAGTCTGTGGCAATCTATAGAGTCAAAAACTTCATTTCAGAAGCATAGCTTTAGGTtctgtgtatttttattctttcagattTGGTTGAATCTGTCATTTTCTTTAGACTATTCTTGCAACTTCTTAGTCTGTACTTGTGTTGTCAGCACATTGGGTCAATGTTCAAACACTAAACACTGTTTATTTTGAAGTCAAGCTAAGACATATGAATGTTACTATAAACTAGTTTCAGAGTTCATTGCTGCTGccttttgcataaaataaaaatgaaaaaataaaaataatagtaaaatgcaaaaaaatcacctaaataaataataataataataaaataaaagattttgataAAAAGATCATTGTTGCTGCACATGAGCTCTTTTTGcagaaaacttgaaataaaaaaaaatatttctattgcaCATACAAgtaggaaaaaaactaaaaaaaaataatttaaatcttgCTAAAACAATGCTCTAAGGCATTTATTTCTAAGAATTTTAAACAGGATtgctgactttaaaaaaaatgtagctcATCTGCAATGGCAAGTGAACTACAAACAATAAATGTGCTGACAGATTTCATCTTTCCcatcagaaaagaaaaatatagctGCATTCTTTTGTTTACTGCAATACACTAACAACACTAGAAAATAGCTCTGATGTACTATGACAAACAGACTCAAACAAACACTAATATACACTGTATCATTTTTCTTTCAACTATCTCACTCACCCTGTTAGCAAGCCACACTGCAGTAGCGTGAGAAATCCACTCCCTCGCATGGATTCCAGCATCAATCCAGATTGCAGGTTTTTTCTCTCCACCAGTGCTGAACtggatgcattttaaatatacaaaaaatcaGATAGTGGTATACAGATATCCGTCTGTAATCTGAGTTTATAAACATATGATCTGTTTACCTTCAAGACATACATGGGACGGTTCTCAAAAGTACTGCCAATCCTCTCTTTAGAGATCAAGTTAGAGTGCTTATCAACAAGGGTGTCCATAAACTTGTAAATCTGGAaggagtaataaaaaaaatctgacattttgttAAGTTATAATAAGAATGGTTGTGCATGGCATTTTGCAAAAGTCAGTGCATGTACTTACAGTCTCGAGGTCATGATAAGCAGCGAAATTGAAGCTTTTGGTCTTGCGTTCCATTTCTGCATTGTGAAccatttcttctctctctctgaccAAAAGTTCCTGAGTCAAGTTGTGTATTACTATTACTTTACTGAAAAATTACAACTATTGGAATTTAATGGATTGTAATTAATGGCTAATCTTCTGCAAATTACGCAAAGGCtaataatgttattttgtatATAGGTTTTTGTATTTAACTCACCTGCACATTGTTGATCATGACAGTGAAAGGGATGTTGCTTTTCTTGAGGAAAAGCTTGACAGCATTCAGACTGGAGTGAGGCACACGGATGTCAACAGGTCGTTCAGTGGAGACGGCATGGGTCCAGAAATCCAGCTGTAGAATCACATAACATATATAATCTGAGAGATTTCCATGTCATATTGCACATATGTGATCAATTGATAGTTCATGTATCTCAGCAGGGATTTAACAGATACCCCAGAATTCACATCTCTTTCCAGCTCCTTCAAAATCTGAATGTGGTCTTCAGATTCTGCATGGACTCTGAGAACATGGTCTctaagaaataaaaaagacagtTGGCACATTTTGAACAGGAAACAAGGCTGGCATACAGTAATAagttacaaaagaagaaaaagtatCTGAATTTACCCATTAAAGAGCTCCTCGGAGTGAACTGCAGCCAGGAGCGCAATGACTGCTAGATAGACTCTCATGTTCTCCTGTTCTGGCAATGATCTTTACTGTACGTCTCTTTTATGGAGAGCTACTCTTGTGCACTCTGAACTGTTTAGGTTTGATCTTTTTATGGCTCTATTTCCACCCTTCTAATGAGGTGCATAGCTAAGTGACACCCTTGAACTTCCTTTAACACATTCTGAGAACTGCTAAGTTGAGGTCCGAGGTGTGAAGTCAGCTAGAAAGTGTGAGACCACAGTTTTTACCTTTTCCTTTCGCGCTATGGTTGGTGTTGTGgaaattttaaatcaataacaatttgtagacactgagaatgaaaaaaaaaacagagttttgtctttgtattggTTTAATTAtctgcagagaatgatctggtttacacacagcttgAGTCTGCGTGTTATCTCTGTGCACACAGACTcaagctgtgtgtaaaccagatcattctctacacacacagactcacagctCACTTTTTATAGTATGTAAAAAGATACACTGAAGGACAGATTAGGACCTTTGAGCCCATCATGTTGCTCAGTTCACATCACCCCATGTACATCTCATGCACATTACATGGTAGATGCCTGGTTACTCTCAAAACTGCCCGTCCCTGGGACACAGTTTCCCCATAAACGCTGGTTTTCAGCCTAAAGCAGTTACGTgcacaagttacataaaataattcAATATCCCTATGGACTAAATATACTACCATATTCATTGTATGTTTAAAAGATACTTAAATTAGATAAATGCCATCAATGGCAAATTATCAAAACTAAAAATTTCCATAACATTGGTCATGAGAAAAGTTGGATCCTGTCCCTAGGGACGGCTCTTTTAAATCAGGCAACATGGAAAGTGCCAATTCCATAAATGGGGGATGGGGAGACCCGTTATTGGACCACAAAAACATGAAAGAGTCATTTCATAAATGGAAAGATATAAAACGATAATGGGACAAGGGAccaaagaaactaaaaaaaaagaaaacatttcgtTCTCAGCAACAACTGCCCCAGCCCCTGAATCTTAATATTAACCTTACATTTATCAAGCACCCAATCTTTATTCACATTCATTAGCACCAAACAGTGTAAAGACTGACTGCTAAGTGTCAATGCAGATCAGGGCATGACAGAGTCACCTAAGAATTTTAAACAAACCCATCCGGTGAAAGCTAGTAATAATGGAAACATGTGCAACAGCTTACCTAAACAGATGCaggtacagtatatacatttttgtggatACCAAAAGGCACGTCAGTACGTCACAAAAGCCACACCTCTTATTTGCAACTAATGGGTCCAGATTTTAGAACAATACTCTTGAGAACTTATTATAACAGAGGAAATCTTGATTGAAAAAGTCTCCAACTTTGGACCCCACACATGATTACATTaaattagattcaactttattgtcattgcacatgtaaggtacaaggcaacaaaatgcagtGATGAAGTAAAAGGGTGAGGGAACGCTACTGACCCTCATCAAATTAAATGGGATAGGCTTGAATACATATACAAAGAACTGAAAACAATGTTGGAAGCCATACaccttttttcataatttcttttctttctgaaaCTGATCTGTATCTATGCTAAAGATCTGTGCTAAAGATGTCATCTGAGCCATAACCACTTCCTGTTGACTTTGATAGCTCAAACTACTGATGAAAGTATGTTGATAAACCATGTGGGCGACATATAGAGATAAGGCCGGACTGATCAATGATAAATCACACAGAGCACATGTTAAAACACATTGCCTTGTGTTTGTGCAACAATACCCACTCTCCCCAGAAAAGGAGCAGGGAATCGCACCAGTGATACATGATCACTTACAAGAAGATATTATTGTAAAAACCTGCTAGGTTAACAGCTAGATGACCATGTTACTGTTGAGATTGAACAAGACCAAACTCAGCAGATTTGAAAAGATCTTATAATATTTCGAACACTGGCTGACACAAAATGGATTTGAGAAATGTGTGTGCATTGTTGAAAAAAGAATTGACTGAAGAAATTTGGGAAATAATAGTTTCCCCTGAAAAAAATCGAATCGATAAAGTAACTTCTATTTCGGACAATGCTGAAgcgtataatatatatttaaggacatatatactgtattgtaTGAACTTTATTGAAGCTTCAGTACATTTCTATCAGTAAGGGTGATCACAAACATATTTCATAATGTATTTGTGAGTAAGCCACGTCTCCTTTGCAGTGGAAACTATCTGGTCAGCAGGCGGAAGGAATCCATATTTGCCAGTGTCATGCAACTCAAAAGCAAAGGTATAATTGATGCCACGTAGGTAAGCCCAGTCAACACTGAAATGAAATATGCATAATGCATTTTGCAATATACTTTTTCCCTTCAGTATTTTCGAACACGCAGCTTTACAAAACAAGTATGACAACACATTTACTGTGTAGCACAGGCCTTTCAGTACTTTGCAACTGTAAATCACACATTTTTTGTACtattcaaaatatacaaaagCTGTCAGTGTGGTGGTGTAAAAGGTAGATCTTTGTATCTTATGTACTCCTTTAAGGAATATTAGTACTTCAAATGAatggttcacctaaaaatgaatatttgctttGCAGGAAGCATTATAATGGGTTATGGACTTGTACTTTGGGCAAAAGTGTATAAgtaaaaatgccttaatgatggatttgtttcttacaaacactcagCTTTTCACAACATATTAATTAAAGAGCTAGAACCATGTagatttgtggattattgtaatgttttcatcaactgtttggactctcattctgacggcacccattcactgcagagtacacattggtgagcaaatgatgctaATGCTAAacttctcaaaatctgttctaatgaagaaacaaaatctacatcttgaatggcttgagagtgagtaaacttTTTAGCTTTCTACAACTATTCTTTTAGGGTACATATTAGTACATTTTGAAAGGGTTCCACCAACTTTTGTACCatttttttgagaataaaaataattttcttgttgTTTTGCATGGACTAGATCTGATCTTTAATATTCTTCAGTAAATATTGATGAATAAAGCACACTGTTGTCTAGCTGAGCATAGTTTACTGTTACATTTTAgcaaattcatttaaaacataagTGAAAAATAGGCTGTATATATACAAAGCTCAAAAGTGTTTGAATGAGAAAAGATGAATGAATTATGAATCATAATTATGAGGATCATAAATCGTGCTGACTATGGTCACTGAATGCAGTTTGTACTAAAATGTATTCAGTGTAAGACAAatacagacaaataaaaaataagggtTCTTCATTCAAAGAAGAACAATGAACAagtttctttatagtggaaaaagattgtttatattattaaaggggtcatacgatgttgctaaaaataacattattttgtgtatttggtgtaataagcagtttaaggttaaaaaaactaattattttccaCACATactattgtttctcctctatgtcccacttttctgaaatgtgtttttttttttaccttaaactgcataaacatttcattacatcaaatacacaatataatgttatttttagcaacatcatatgaccccttaaaagtCTCTTCAGAGTCAGAAAGTTCAGAAtgataaaaagatataaaaaaaatgaaaatattaaaaaaatctggGTGTGGTCTTCAGATACTGGATGAACTTTGtctcaaaaataaaagaaaaagaaaaaagacattttgaaCAAGACAAAATGCTGGTATGGCAAAAAGTCATAAAAGAAGGAAAATGATCTGATCTCATCCATTAAAGAGCTCCTCGCCATCAGCTGCTGCCAGGAGCGCAAAAACTGCTAGATAGACTCTCATGTTCTCCTGTTCTGGTTATGATAAAGTAGAGTTCTCATTAATATTAGTGCTGATGCAGGTTAATATGCCATTTGTGACCTGATGCATCCAACTTCTGTATGTGTATCCGTACCAGGTTTGCATTGCTCTGTTTCTCAGTGACTCCAACAAAGAAAAAGTTTCAGCTCACATAAAATCTACTTTATAATCTGTATAATGCAAGATACACAGAGCCTTCAGAGCAGCTCATGTTGAGGCTGGTTCAAAAGGGGAAATTATATTGGCATCATTAATCTTTTGCTCCAACACCAATTCTTAGTCACAAATGTACAGTCTCTAACTTAAAAATCTCTCGCATTAGTTGGATTGTAAGCAATAGTTTGAATGGGAAATGGACAGTGTAACAACAAATGCTACTTGTAACAAGTATGTCtatagaaaaaagtattttaggcTACTATGAGACATCATGGGGCTCAACAGGGTTTCCCAttttaataaatcacattttatcatAATATTTAGTCTTGGACGTTTAACAGGATTAAATCTATTTTCTCACAGTTTTTCACAAAATAACTTTATCAGGAAGAAATGACCCAGTGTATGCAGTGTATACACATCTAAAATGTTTAGGTCATTTTAGGGACTATCAGTTCAGTCCAGAGGTACAGACCACTGATCATATATAGTTCAgaggtacagacacacacacacacaaaaaaaaaaccttaacttgGCCGTGACGCATCATATCACGTGACGCCTTCATCTTGTCAGCTGACGCTTGGCGGAAGTGTAGTTTCGTTCGTCTTGCATAGTTTAATCATACAGTTAAAATTAGTGAATAGTTTAGTTTAGTAGTTCTAAAGTTAATAATAAATCTTTCCTGTGATAAATCTCTTTTCAGATCATAGTCAGTGCCTTCAAATCATCAGTCATGGCGCTCAGCGATGCCGCTGTTCAGAAACAGGTAAGAAAACCAGAAGTTCATAAACTAagtttagaatttatttaataaaccatTATGTTTCAGATCAGGTAACGTTAGACTAAGTTTAGAAATATCTGTTATAAGACTCATTACATGTATACGGTGCACTTTTGAAGTCCAATGACTTTTATAACGAAACAAGCACGAATCTGATGATTTACGTTTAGGATACtaattttatactgtacatttaaatataatttcataaactagtaactaataaaaacaacattattttttaacaaagtgtCATTATTTTGGCATATTCTGAACTGATATTCAGTTAATTGtaaaccattttctttttttaaatatgtaacgtAAACGCAATCGTCTAAtttcttttaataatataatatttagtggtaggattatgttttaataaatctgaattgatgttgtttgttatatttgttataaatgtgtatatatattttgcaagGTGGGTTAAGTGTTTTGAAaggtgtatataaataaattcattattactttattattacttattatctTCTACTCCTAGCAAGACATCTTTTTATATTCCATTCACTTTGAGAGTTACCAAATTAGATTTAGCAATTAATTAATATTCTGTGATTGTTTAACGCTGTGTATTATGAAGGCAAAAGAGGAAATCGCTCTTCTTTCAGTTGTCCAGCTCACATCCATGGACTTTCCTATAAGCACTGAAGCAACACTTTCAGTCTCATTTCCCCATCAGTTTCCCTCATCcccttttatttcattacatcATCTGAATAAAGGATCAGAGGGGCTTTCATTCTAATTTAACCTTGTTTTGCTCGTTTATTGACACTGATCTCCTTGCATCTCTCCAGCTCAAACACATGATGGCCTTTATTGAACAGGAAGCCAATGAGAAGGCAGAAGAAATTGATGCGAAGGTAACATATAAATGCAGTGATTAGCATAAGTGCATGAATATGGTCGGAAATTGTCATAGCATTTTTAGAGCATCATGTGTATTGCTGGCTTTTCACAGGCAGAAGAAGAGTTTAATATTGAAAAGGGACGACTGGTACAGACTCAGAGGTTGAAAATAATGGAGTACTatgagaaaaaagagaaacagattgaacaacagaagaaaatgtgagttGGAGTTCTTTAAATGAGTAACCTGGGTCATTCTTCAGATTATTTAACAACGTCTCTGGTCAAATCCACAGCCAAATGTCGAATTTGATGAACCAGGCCAGACTGAAGGTACTCAAAGCCCGTGATGACATGGTTAAGGTATGATGATTATGTGATTTTTGacatttctataggctatacttTTGTAAAATCGCAAGAAATCTCACCTTTATCTTCCTCATGTGATTCTTTTGCAGGATCTCCTTAATGAAGCACGACAACGGCTGGCCGACATTGCCAAAAACCCAAATGAGTACTCCACACTGCTGGAAGGCTTGGTGTTACAGGTCAGctgacttctattttaaatatatgccattctttttaactttttactcatcaaagaatcctgaaaaaatgatcccaggttccaaaaaatattaagcagcacaactgtttgcaacatcgataataaatcagcatatcagaatgatttctgaaggatcatgtgacattgaagaccgAAGTAATAACtgaagaaaattcagttttgaatcacagaaataaattgtattttaaattatattaaaatagaaaaccatcctattaaattgtaataatatttcacaattatttttataataactacTTTATTACCGTTTCTTTTTGCCTCGGCAgggattttatcagctgttggagCCCAAGGTTATAATTCGGTGCAGGAAGGATGATGTAGCGATGGTGCAGGTGAGCTCTATTCACCATCAACATATGTATATCAACTATACAAACCCTTTAAATTTTAAAGAGGTTGATATACCTGTTCATTATAGGCTGCTGTTAAGAAAAACATCCCTATTTACAAAGAGACAGTAAAGCATAATATTGAAGTGCGCATCGATGAGAACAGCTTCCTGTCCCCTGACATGTAAGATCACTTATACACTCAGCTTGGTTAGAAAAGGCTAATTTATACATAATTAGATATGTTAGTTTTTCATGCTTGGCATCCTCAGCTCAGGAGGTGTTGAAGTCTACAACGCTGATGGCAAAATCAAAGTGTCCAACACACTGGAGAGCAGACTGGACCTTCTATCGCAACAGGTAGAGAAACGAATCACATTGTAGAACAGGAAGAAACAGGATAAAagcggttttgttttgtttgttgtattcAGGTTCTCATATTCTTTGCTTTCACAGATGATGCCTGAGATCAGAGTGCAGCTGTTTGGTGCGAACCAGAACCGCAAGTTTATGGACTAGTGGTGCATTACTAAATATGCATCATCGGTAGTTGAGAGAACGGTGAAATTCTGAAGCCCTGATAAAGTGATGACGAGGTTTGATgggaagttcttttttttttttaaggtcactTTGTGGATTTTCTGTTGCAATTCATTTAATCATGTTTCAGCAATGAGTTGCACTCTTGTGGGCTTTTGCTGGTTCTCTTAAAAAAACATGCCAAAGAAAGTAGTTTGAAGTGAAAAGCTTATTATGTGTGCTTATGTTACCTTATACCTCTCCTTTGAGTGTTTGAGTGCTTTCTGATTGAAAATAATGTCATCTGTAGGGAAAGCGGACACCAGAAATCTTATCTCAGCCTTTCTAAACAAAGAGCTTTATGCTATTTCCTTGAATGTTGTTAGCTAAGCTAGCAGCCTTACCCTCATTCA
It encodes the following:
- the LOC113066857 gene encoding V-type proton ATPase subunit E 1-like is translated as MALSDAAVQKQLKHMMAFIEQEANEKAEEIDAKAEEEFNIEKGRLVQTQRLKIMEYYEKKEKQIEQQKKIQMSNLMNQARLKVLKARDDMVKDLLNEARQRLADIAKNPNEYSTLLEGLVLQGFYQLLEPKVIIRCRKDDVAMVQAAVKKNIPIYKETVKHNIEVRIDENSFLSPDISGGVEVYNADGKIKVSNTLESRLDLLSQQMMPEIRVQLFGANQNRKFMD
- the LOC113066446 gene encoding carboxypeptidase A2-like, with protein sequence MRVYLAVIALLAAVHSEELFNGDHVLRVHAESEDHIQILKELERDVNSGLDFWTHAVSTERPVDIRVPHSSLNAVKLFLKKSNIPFTVMINNVQELLVREREEMVHNAEMERKTKSFNFAAYHDLETIYKFMDTLVDKHSNLISKERIGSTFENRPMYVLKFSTGGEKKPAIWIDAGIHAREWISHATAVWLANRIATDFEKNRALVPSILGHVDIYLMIVANPDGYVFTHHSPNTHYRLWRKSRSVTSNPKCPGVDLNRNWDAHFGGPGASDDPCAEDYRGPSVQSEIEVKNIADFIMSHGNFKSFMTLHSYKQLLMYPYGYSGTDAPDKPELHDVATQASKALNSWHGTVYKVGSIFHTIEPASGASADWAYLRGIKYSFAFELRDTGKYGFLLPADQIVSTATETWLALKYIMKHVCDHPY